DNA sequence from the Manihot esculenta cultivar AM560-2 chromosome 11, M.esculenta_v8, whole genome shotgun sequence genome:
agaggcagaagacctcaaagaggcagaaaacctcaaagaggcagaagacctcaataaggcagaagacctcactgaggtagaagaccggcaaagatctcaaagatctcccggagcaaaaatagccagaatccccaagatcatccgatgcaacaagcaaaaacaactcataaagaacatagttctgatctcacataaaagattggggcacgggaccataaatgaaaaagctaaactccgacctcccaaaggagctcaagtCATCAGGTAGATAGACTTtaatctcacacaacagccaaaagtaccaaagcatcatgccgatctcaagaaaacgagCGCAGTACTGGTAAACCCGATAAGACAGACCAAATTAAGGCAAGGCGATTCCTAAGcaaactgcataccaaaatacaaagccaaacagaGAATCACGGGCAATCATGAGAGGCAAcgacctcgagaattgaccgctcacactaaaccaactcagctgacctagagaaaggtccaagcaacaaagagcccgcaaaagGCTCGAAAGCAGACAGCCCATAAATACTCGggggcaaaaaacatacacGAGAGTCCAACGGTCAAATAAAGAATCAAGAAGGCAAGACGGTCAAATCCAAAAACAGATAGTCCGACCCCTGCAATCCAAGGTCGACCTTCCCGGAAGCCTGGAGGGGCCTCACATTTGGACCGGCAAGGCTATaagcctataaaagaaaagttaaaaccAAACAAATGAACAGTCAGACTGAAACACAGCCCGAATAATGGTcgacaagaaagcaagaaatcaagtccgacttcacaaaagagctcggggcaTCAAAGTGAAGAAAGTGAAATTCCGAACTTCGGAGCTCGCGATATAGACATCGTCACAGGCTATAGGCACAAAAGCCTAAGCGAAAAGCaaagaaccgagctcccagctcggatgaaCTCGTAACaggaaaacaacaaaagaaCGAGTACTCTATCCCAGTGGAGTTTACAGCTCAAACCACACCGATTACCGGAAGGATATCTCAAGAGGAACAAGGTATTATATTCCTGAGCTCGCGACAATGACGAGATCGCGAGCCAAAAAAAAGAATGCCCTCATGAGAATAAGAAAAATTCGCAAGTTAGAAGCTTAACCAGACTCCGAGCTCTTAGCCCGGATCGGTTCAACCAGCAAAGACCCAGTAGAGCCGGCTTGATCCAACAAATAAGTAAAGTTGACAAAACCAGAAGATAGTGTGAGTAGAAAATAATGATGAGGTACATgccgaggtgaaatatcatttGTCATCGAACACACATTTCCATAACGCCatacattcaaacatcaaagtaaagagacaaaaaaataaaaagggaaagAAATGGAACTTTCAACAAGAGCAGTTCTCAGACCACACATGAATAGaaattaaagatttatcccctcaccagtcatggaataactgctgaggagataaaggggcaattgatgactgctggatttcttcaccccggcctaaaggccaggcccatgaaaacagccCATGAttcgaaggcttcaatattcccctcgagagccaggtccagcccgctcagtcacagggccggactccgcctagactcctcaatcaaaaccggcccaaacctctcggcccagtaatcaggccctcaccaggctcaacttcagccctaccattcaacccagcccggaaaggggaaaatgaccaagatgccccgctggtaggtccttccgcatgcgtatcagaggagaattaatggccgttacgcatggagcagacgcctgacacatccgtacatacggagctaagcgacagaagacagctagcattatggcagagagacagatatatatatatcacaggataggctcttcttcttcattctccttcctggacaccatttttattctttctgtaacccttgcttaaatatactactctgagccataaaatctgacttgggcgtcggagggcctctgccggggcacacccggtaggcccctgaccattctttcttattttacaggtcctttcaccaggaagaacatggagagacccatcagggagcccaacaagaaaggacccagaagaaaaccagatttaccatggaccaggaagaggaaaatatttatcagaTTGTAATGGTTATTTGAATTCCACAAGCTACATATCTGTGTCTATCTAAGTGGCAGCTGTTAGCTGTCTTTCCTTCTATTGATCTTTCTTATTTGCTTTAATCTCTATTATATATCCATGAAACCTAAAGGAGACGAAAAGTAATCAGTGTATGTACAAATTCGTCTTAAAGCTACACTATAAGGTAACCTCAAGGTCATATGTcaacataaataataaatatgccACTCACTGACTTGATGTTCTTCATCATACTATTTCAGAAACTACAGATTGAATTCTGCATTTTAACAATCTGCATTTGGAGTTGCAGCATTGGTGCCCGCCGGGTGAACCTTGCGTGTCGTGAGCTCCAAAATGCTAGCGATGCTATGGATCAAGACGGGTAAGAAGCATCTCGTTTCTGTCATTGATTCATTAAGATGACTGTCAAACATATATGTACATAATATTATTGTATGCAGTTTGCTTACAATTACAGCTAGCTCATTACATGAATGCCATAATTTCTAACAGAAGAACTAGCTTCCTACTCACTGCTACAACAGTGTTCAAGATAGTGATTGCAATTTTTGGTGATTCTTATTGAACTCTAAGCATGACTATGGCTGTTAACTcttttttaagctttaaattaACTGGAATTAATGCATTGGAGAGTAATCTCTAGTCTTACATCACTATGGAAAAATTATTACATACAACTGTTGTACGTACACGATTATAATGGGTTGTCATTCTTTTAGGTGCTTTGAGGCTTTCAACAAGCTGAACATTGCATTCCAGGTTCTGAAGAACAACTTAAATTCAATTACCCAGGTAGATCTTCTTTCATAATTCAGGCCTTTTAACACTTTTCCAGGTGCCTAAAGATCAAGTGAACCACCAAGGATTTaagcttctttttctttttcttttttttcaatcTTCTAAATTCCTTATAATACACCAATATTATATCCTTAATTTGCAGTGTCCACACTGTTAATCATACTGTAATTGAGTGCAGATAGAGAGATACATCATGGCTAATGAGAGCAGGAGACGCCGCCTCCTCCTCCGTCCATAGGGTGGTGGTTTAGCTATGCCAATTCAGGTGCTCAGGCAGAAAATCTGAGTTGGCTTTACAAATATATGCTATGATAATATAAATAAGAGTTCACTAGAACTCAAAGTTCTACCCGTTGTAAGACTGCTTTTGTTCTATGTTTGTATGTTTGAGTTTGAGACTTTTAATATTGTTCAGTGctctattaattttttcgataaatttcgaaattaaatttcaatttgtgAAAGAAATAGCTTTCAatcttgatatttttttatttttcataaataaaacttAGATAAGGAAACCACCAATTAcaagttagaaaaaaaaattttgaattacaaTTTTTGGCTTTCCAACCACAATCCCATAGAACATTACAAATAttgaaagaatattttaatttattgaatagtAAAATAAGGGCAAGCACAACAATTATCccctgaaatttttatttttaagtgaaAATAGATTAAATGTAAATTTATCTTCAATAGACTGTCATATTTAGTCCCCCaagtttttaataaaagaaattaaaaaattgattttcttGTTAATTGTATACTTCAGTCTTTCTAAATATATTGTATTTGTTGAGTCACTAATCAATAATTCATATTTAGATATTTCACACATCTTAATTAATAATCTCACTCATATGGATAAAAGTTAATTCTCATTAAGCTAAACAAGTATTATTGTTTCGTagcattatttttcattttttaattaaatataaatatctaaaattaaaatatcttggtaaaaaataattaaaaagaccaaattCAGTGTAGGAGAACTAAAATGGAAATAGACGGAaggcaaaattaaaatttacaggTCATGTAAATAAGGGTGGGTGGGACTAAATTCCTAGTTTCAATTTTATGTGATGTAATATAACCCACCGGCATTAGAGAGTGTGCATATAGTCTCCACGAGAAAAAAcaaaatcttttaatatttatatattattaagtaaaaatattttagaatataATATTAACATAAAACTACTATGGAAACAAAAGTAAGCTTTCATGTATGGAGGTCGATTCTGATTAACAATATTTTCCGAGTTCAGCTGTGTTATTTGATAGGATGTGCAGGGAAGTATAACGCGCATTTTCGCATGACTTAGGTGCCTAAATAAATGCAGttatataattgattttataaaaatttgattgcactcggtaattttttaaatggattaaatttaaattaacttttaagTTATTTAGTAAAATCTTGAGTTtcactcttttaatttttaactcgttaacaaatcaattaatttttaaatgtataaatatatttatgaactaattcattaaataaatttattaaatttaatatcataaagtaataaattaaatttaaattaatttttaaatttattcattaaaaattgagtttgacttttttttaattttcactcGTTAAACatgataaatttaatatcataaaataattaagtttaaaatcaaatcaacataaattttcataaaatttattaatattcaacttcttaaaatttaacaattctttttttatttaatttaaaaattaacttatctacatatttatttaattaaaattatttaattttaaatttatcataattataaataaattattcttaaactatttaaaaaacCAATCAAAtccaaatatttaaaaaacCAATCAAAtccaaatttattaatattcaaaCTTGAAATATGTAACACTAATTTCAACTGAGCTCAAAAGAATCAACAAAAGTTCAAATTTGGTTCGAAATAATCTTGACTAACCAAACTTGAAACGATTCATTTTCACGGACACAAAgtctataattattaattatggttaataataaataattccaTTAAATCATTTTTCACAAACATATGAAGCCCGCAGAAGTTAAATCCCATTTGAAGATGGCAACAGGCAGAAAATTTCGTTTGTGATTTAAGGAAAAATAGTTGCAAGTAAAATGGGCAATGTCCACAAGTTGTCATCATCTGACTAttgtatacatatatatatattgaataatTTCTCACGAATGGGTCAAGCATGCAGACATATTCACAAAAGCTCAAGTTCAAAGCTGAGGGCCATTTTCAAGCAATAGATTAACAGGTTGGCTTACGAGAGGCGATCTTAAGCCACAAGGGATCTCCCCCATCACTATGGCAAAAAAATGATGAATCAAAACTCTAAGGGATTGCCATAAATAACCTTTGATGGGATATTAATCTCCAGGAATTTACTTCAACTTCACAATATAGCATCTAGGAATCAGATTAAGGAGAAAAAAGGGCAAGCAATTCCATAACTGAAATCCCAAAATTAACAATTATATCCGAAATGTCTGGTCTCCGATATTTAACTCAAATTTCCAGAAAGCCAAACAAGTTCTAATTATCATATCCAACTACAgaccaaaaaaattataatttttagctAAAACGCTAGCACAAAGTAGGACTTGATACGAATGGAACCAGAAAACAGATCTCTTAGTCAAAGAGGCTGAAACCCATATCCTGCAGCAAAATTGAGGGAAAAAATAAAGCAACATCAACAATAAGGTAAAATGAAATCACTGGGCCAGCACAATGAAAATTGTAATAAGCATTAATCAAAAATGGCAATTGCCATTTCCAATATTAAAAGTTTACCTCATCAGACTCTTCTTTCTCCTCAACCTTCTCTTCCTTTTTGGCCTCAGCAGCAGGAGCTGCAGCACCACCTCCTGCAGCaggagcagcagcagcagcaacggCAACACCACCACCAGAAGGCACTGAAGCCAATTTCTCTCTACCAGCAGCAATCAACTCTGTAACATCTTTTCCTTCAACTTCAGTCAGCAACAACTTTATCCTATCCTCATCAGCATCAGCTCCAACTGCAACAtgaacaaaattattttttttataacatcCTTCCAAAGCCTTAATGTGTTCTGGACATTATCATTCATTGAGGTTAATGCACAGATACACTGATAAAATGCAGTAATACTCTACAAAGTTGCCACTGCAAAGATCAGGATAATTTGCTTTACAGAAACATGAAGTTGTTCAGATATTTGTTTAATGCTTGCTATTTTAAGAAAACAAAGGCAAAAACTATCACTTATGGATTGGGTAAATAAACAATTATTGTGGGCACTGCATATAGAAGTATGAGACATAATAAGCAAATTATTCAATAATTACAACAAAAATTGGTATTGTAACTCCACAAAAGTTTGTTGCAAAAAGCAGTTTAATATAAAACCATCAGAAACTATTCTCGTCTTCCAGATAAATTATTCAATATCATTAAACCTCACACATGCACATCATCATTAAGCCACAATTACAACAAAATCAAACAGAGCTCCAAGAACAACGGCAGAGATAATACATGGTTTTCATCACGAAAAGATTattaaacaaaaactaaaacatGTAAAGATAAGCAACAGcggtaaaattaattaaacaggTTATATCTCAATAACGAGCAGATTATGATTAAGTCAAGTGTAAACATTCATTGAGAGTGAGGAGGAGTGAGAGAAAGTACCAGATCCGAGGATTTCCTTCAAGTCCTCAGCTGTGGGGTGGGTGTTGCCTCCCAAGACGGCGAGCAAATACGCTGCTACAACCTTCATTCCTGCTCAAACAACATTCGTTATATCAAATCAGTATCGCTATAATGCATATGAAGAACTTCCATAGAGCGAGGAAGGGAAGAAGGCGAAAGATATTACTTTGAGATTATGGATTGGCTGATTTTCAGCGATGAAGTGAGCAAGCAAATGCTGCAGTTAGGGTTTCCACGAGAAGACAGCAAGGAATGGCTATATGTGAGAAATATATATGGCTAGGGTTTTTCTCTCGGAAGTGATTATCAGATCGAGTCCATTCATTTTTGAATACTCAGCTTAGGCCAGAGGCCTGCCTATCCTAATCCAAGTCCACTAATTTTTTATCCGGCCCAATTCCTATCGTAGACATTGTCTAACttgttttgttaatttttagataaaattactACTTAATCTTTAGAGTATTAGAAAACTCTTAAGGTAGTCTTTTGGGTTTAAAAAACATATgaaaaacttataaatttttaaaatatttactaattaatatctattaattttaactattaaatattacataaaaatttaaaatattttcagtatgaaaaaaattaaataatatatatttttacaaaattgataaatcaattaataaattttttaaaaatcataagaattaaatagtaaaataattaatggctaaaattaataaaaaaattaattaataagtttttaaaaatctcataaaatattttaatatatttttcaaaattaaatggtTAACTAGTAAGTTTTCTCatacaaattattaaaattaaatttcttactttatttattttactaaaaaattaCAACAAACTTTTAAAGAAAATAGTATTAATAAATTGTATTAATTTCATTTCTTTGATATTTACCATTTAAGGAATTCAATTACtattgctttcaaaaaaaaaaaggaattcaaTTACTATGACATTAACTTTGGTTAGCTAAAATAAGCTCAGTGGTTTTGATTCAGTCAAAATCAAACAGAAGGAATGTTTTAGCGTTGTACATCATGGATTTTAGGAAGTCAATAGCCGTTGGCAATTTCATAGAATCCAACAAAATATTCGTGATGCTCTGTCTGGCCACCCAAAGCAACTGGGCTTGCCTGAATATTGTGTGAAAATTCTGGACCAAAGACAAATTTACCTGTTCTCAAATGCATATCAATTAGGATTAGTGAATGCAAGTGAGATGGTAATATTTCCACTGGacaatcatattaatttagGTGGTAAAGCTTCACAGCTCAGTTGATGCGAATGAACCGTAAGCTGTCTTCTCTTTTCTGATTCTCGGTAGTGATGTAAATTTTTTCTAAGTTCAACCTTTAACCAAGTTTATTAGTTGCAGTGAAAGAAGTGAGAAGGGACTTTCAGTTATGAATGCATCATCCTAATTGAACATATTGttcataaaattatttcatatataCAAGTATACctgcaaataaattttatttcactttttttttttcaatccaaAAATCCTGAGAACTTCATGTAATCCTTGTATTATTTCATGCAAGTGCTCAAGCTCTTCTTGCCTGTGGAGTATACATGTTGATTATAGAATCAATCTCTATCAGTGGACCTTGTCCATGCACAGACTCCTCAGCAATACAAGATTCATGCCATACGTACTATCACAGCATACTGGATACAGATTTGGAGTGTTCATAGGAATCCTTGAAATTGCATTTGTAACACATAATTCATTTCAATTCCGGCCCTTCTTGGCAGTATCGAGTTCATTAGCATTGTAATGCCAAAGGTTGCTGATGGAGCTTATTAGAAAATGGCCCTATAAAAATGCAGCAAAAATGTCACCAGAAGAACCATCTTTTGGTAGTTGAACTTGGTGCTGGCTCATCCTTATTCACATC
Encoded proteins:
- the LOC110625908 gene encoding 60S acidic ribosomal protein P2B, with protein sequence MKVVAAYLLAVLGGNTHPTAEDLKEILGSVGADADEDRIKLLLTEVEGKDVTELIAAGREKLASVPSGGGVAVAAAAAPAAGGGAAAPAAEAKKEEKVEEKEESDEDMGFSLFD